Part of the Acidimicrobiia bacterium genome, GTCGAGGCGGACATGCTGAGCGACACCATCGGTTACCTGAGCCTGGCCCAGTTCACGGCAACCAGTCCCGAGCTAATCCACGATGGGCTCGTCAAGCTTCTCGATGCGGGGGCCGAGAACATTATCTTCGACCTTCAGTACAACCCGGGTGGATTGCTCGACGCCTCCGTGGAAATCGCCTCCGAGTTCATCGGAGACGGCCTAATCTTGTCCACCGAAGCACCCGGCGAAACCATCGAGTTTTTGGCTCTTCCGGGCGGGGTCGCGACGGATGAATCGGTGAAAGTCTATGTGCTCATCAACCGTGGCAGCGCCTCTGCTTCCGAGGTCGTCGCCGGTGCCCTTCAAGACACCGGCCGGGCGACCATCATCGGGGAGAACAGCTTCGGCAAGAACACCGTGCAGCGCCAGTTTCTTCTCAGCAATGGCGGAGCGCTCAAGGTGACCATCGCCCGTTGGGTAACTCCCGATGGGAACAATTACGGTATAACGGGACTTACCCCCGACGTGCCAGTCGAGTTGTCAGACGACTTCGATCAGCAATTCCTGATCGACTACACGGTCGACTTGATCAACAACGGCTAGCCGCCGGGCTAGCTGGCCGCCAGCCCGGTCGGACACGAGACACCGGTGCCGCCGATGCCGCAGTATCCGTTCACATTCTTGGCGAGGTACTGCTGGTGGTAGTCCTCGGCGTAGAAAAACGGTCCGGCGATCTCGATATCCGTCGTGATTGCCCCGTACCCCGCCGCGGTCAGCTCGGCTTGATAGGCGTCCCGCGAGGCTTCAACCATCGCCAACTCACCGGCGTCCGCGACGTATACGGCCGACCGATACTGCGTCCCAACGTCGTTGCCTTGCCGCATCCCCTGGGTCGGATCGTGACCTTCCCAGAACGCTTTCAGGATCGACTCGAAGCTGATTTGACCGGGGTCGTAGGCAACCAGCACGACCTCAGTGTGTCCGGTCTGGCCGGTACACACCTCGCGGTAGGTCGGGTTGGGCGTGTAACCACCGGCGTATCCGACGGCTGTCGAATAGACCCCATCGAGCTTCCAGAAAATCCGTTCGGCACCCCAAAAGCAGCCCATCGCCACAACCACGGTTCTGATCCCATCCGGAAAAGGA contains:
- the msrA gene encoding peptide-methionine (S)-S-oxide reductase MsrA, giving the protein MFGKTKATIDPQTALPGRTEAVDVPLAHFVNGHRLEPPFPDGIRTVVVAMGCFWGAERIFWKLDGVYSTAVGYAGGYTPNPTYREVCTGQTGHTEVVLVAYDPGQISFESILKAFWEGHDPTQGMRQGNDVGTQYRSAVYVADAGELAMVEASRDAYQAELTAAGYGAITTDIEIAGPFFYAEDYHQQYLAKNVNGYCGIGGTGVSCPTGLAAS